The window ATCGTCTCGGTGCTGCGCTGACCCAGGCTACGTCGCCAGTTTGAGGCCGAAAATACCGGCGACGATCAGGCCGATGCAGGCGAGACGGACCGCGGTCGCAGGCTCACCGAACAAGGCGATGCCGAGCAGGGCGGTACCCACGGTGCCGATGCCGGTCCACACCGCATAACCAGTGCCGACCGGAAGCGTCTTCAGGGCCAGTCCGAGCAGCAGAATGCTGGCCAGCATGCAGCCCAGCGTCAGCACCGAGGGCACCAGCCGGGTAAAGCCGTCGGTATATTTCAGGCCGACCGCCCAGCCGATTTCCATCAATCCGGCGACAAACAGAATAATCCAGGCCATGACAGACCTCTTCCTTCCGTGGACACACGTCTCCGGAACCCGGGGCGGTGTTCCCGGATCGTGTGATGGCAGAGCCGTCCCTGCCGCATGTGGGGAAGTGCGAGGTCGTCCTCGCAACTCAGATATAGGTACGGTTATCGGTCTGGTCAAAATTGGATGCAAGTGCATCCAATGTCGCACTTGACCGAACCGAAAAGGCCATATTCGCGGACCCCTTGATCCCGCCGCGTTTCTTTGTCACACGCACGCA is drawn from Bradyrhizobium prioriisuperbiae and contains these coding sequences:
- the sugE gene encoding quaternary ammonium compound efflux SMR transporter SugE, with amino-acid sequence MAWIILFVAGLMEIGWAVGLKYTDGFTRLVPSVLTLGCMLASILLLGLALKTLPVGTGYAVWTGIGTVGTALLGIALFGEPATAVRLACIGLIVAGIFGLKLAT